A section of the Chryseobacterium scophthalmum genome encodes:
- a CDS encoding sugar kinase, whose product MASKILTFGEIIMRLSPPGNKTMRQSHEMEFFFGGTELNVASSLATMGCEVTHISNVSDDFVGESALSFIKSFGINTSFINKNEHPLGLYFLEVGSSVRASRIAYNRLNGSFANIKPEQVDWKRALEGCKYFHWTGISPGISEGAYETLKEGLLTAREMGIEVTTDPAYRSNLWKYGKNGNEVLKELVSYSTIFIGGVNEINEILGTQFSSDQQGFMEACEELKKQCPSTHKIFDKIRIGVTASSQQTQGRALVNGNYFETELLEVNPVVDRIGTGDAFAAGLIYGLLNFDNEKALKFANAACAIKHTILGDINYCSAEDIEEVMNGNSGGRIKR is encoded by the coding sequence ATGGCTAGTAAAATACTTACTTTCGGTGAAATCATCATGAGACTTTCACCTCCAGGAAACAAAACGATGAGACAGAGCCACGAAATGGAATTTTTCTTCGGTGGAACTGAGCTCAACGTAGCTTCTTCATTGGCAACAATGGGCTGCGAAGTAACGCACATCAGCAATGTTTCTGACGATTTTGTGGGAGAATCTGCATTGTCTTTCATCAAAAGTTTTGGGATCAATACATCTTTTATTAATAAAAACGAACATCCTTTAGGTTTATATTTTCTTGAAGTTGGGTCATCAGTTCGTGCAAGCAGAATTGCTTACAACAGACTAAACGGTTCTTTTGCCAACATCAAACCAGAACAGGTTGACTGGAAAAGAGCTTTGGAAGGTTGTAAATATTTTCACTGGACGGGCATCAGTCCCGGAATTTCAGAAGGTGCTTACGAAACTTTGAAAGAAGGTTTATTAACCGCTCGTGAAATGGGAATTGAAGTGACTACAGATCCTGCTTATCGTTCCAATCTTTGGAAATACGGTAAAAACGGAAACGAAGTTTTAAAAGAATTAGTTTCTTACTCAACCATTTTCATCGGTGGTGTCAATGAAATTAATGAAATTCTTGGAACTCAGTTTTCATCAGACCAACAAGGTTTTATGGAGGCTTGTGAGGAATTAAAAAAACAATGTCCTTCTACTCATAAAATTTTCGACAAAATAAGAATAGGCGTTACAGCAAGTTCTCAGCAAACGCAGGGAAGAGCTTTAGTCAATGGAAATTATTTTGAAACGGAACTTTTAGAAGTAAATCCTGTAGTTGATAGAATCGGAACAGGAGATGCTTTTGCAGCAGGTTTAATTTATGGATTATTAAATTTCGATAACGAAAAAGCATTGAAATTTGCTAACGCAGCTTGTGCCATAAAGCATACTATTTTAGGCGATATCAATTATTGCAGCGCAGAAGATATTGAAGAAGTAATGAACGGAAATTCTGGAGGACGCATCAAGAGATAA
- a CDS encoding tagaturonate reductase, with the protein MENQTKQKLNRQNSGIDTKLPIKIVQFGGGNFMRGFTDYVIDKLNKEANFNAGIVNIQPTPNGSVHKLEEQGNLYTLFSRGIKKGEIIDEKCVISAIQKSINPYIDYSNFLELAKEEELEFVFSNTTETGIAYDETENTYEGPHKNFPAKVAVLLHERYKHFNGATDKGLRIIPCELIEENAFVLKSIILKYAQLWNLEEGFAQWIEQSNHFHNTLVDRIVPGYPKDDAATYEDQLDYEDPMMVVSETFLLWVIQGGEDLKQRIPFDKINEQILVVDDIQPYRLRKVRILNGGHTLMLAPAILAGKEIVKEAIDDQFIGTFLSESIFNEVNQTLGLDETELKEFAEEVFDRFRNPFIKHHLASIALYFVSKFKVRVVPSLLTYVERNNKLPLNLTFSLASLIRFYQGSFGEKSLPLNDEEAIINRFKEIWKNEDYEVVSEQALSEKLFWDTDLTQVEGLKTAVAKALYEIDHNDMETAYKNFIQFYS; encoded by the coding sequence ATGGAAAATCAGACAAAACAGAAATTAAACCGCCAAAACAGCGGTATAGATACAAAGTTACCAATCAAAATTGTACAGTTCGGTGGAGGAAACTTCATGCGTGGATTTACAGATTATGTGATCGATAAATTAAATAAAGAAGCAAATTTCAATGCAGGAATTGTAAACATACAGCCTACACCAAACGGTTCTGTTCACAAACTTGAAGAACAGGGGAATTTGTACACTTTATTTTCAAGAGGAATCAAAAAAGGAGAAATCATCGATGAAAAATGCGTGATTTCGGCGATTCAGAAATCAATCAATCCTTATATAGATTACAGCAATTTCTTAGAATTGGCAAAAGAAGAAGAACTCGAATTTGTCTTTTCAAATACAACCGAAACCGGAATCGCCTATGACGAAACTGAAAATACCTACGAAGGTCCGCACAAGAATTTCCCTGCGAAAGTAGCGGTTTTACTTCATGAAAGATATAAGCATTTCAATGGAGCAACAGACAAAGGATTAAGAATTATTCCTTGCGAACTGATCGAAGAAAATGCTTTCGTTTTAAAAAGTATTATCTTAAAATATGCCCAACTTTGGAATTTAGAAGAAGGTTTTGCGCAATGGATTGAACAAAGCAATCATTTCCACAATACGTTGGTAGACAGAATCGTTCCGGGATATCCGAAAGATGATGCAGCAACTTATGAAGATCAGTTGGATTATGAAGATCCGATGATGGTGGTTTCAGAAACATTCCTTTTGTGGGTGATTCAGGGAGGTGAAGATTTAAAACAGAGAATTCCTTTCGATAAAATCAACGAACAGATTTTGGTAGTGGATGATATTCAGCCGTACCGTTTAAGAAAAGTAAGAATTCTGAATGGCGGACATACTTTGATGTTGGCTCCGGCAATTTTAGCAGGAAAAGAAATCGTAAAAGAAGCAATCGACGACCAGTTTATCGGAACTTTTTTAAGCGAATCTATTTTTAATGAAGTGAATCAAACTTTAGGTTTAGATGAAACTGAGTTGAAAGAATTTGCGGAAGAAGTGTTTGACAGATTCAGAAATCCTTTCATCAAGCATCATTTGGCGAGTATTGCTTTATATTTTGTTTCTAAATTTAAAGTAAGAGTGGTTCCGAGTTTGTTGACTTATGTTGAAAGAAATAACAAACTTCCGTTGAACTTAACGTTCTCTCTGGCAAGTTTAATCAGATTCTATCAGGGAAGTTTTGGTGAAAAGTCTCTTCCTCTGAATGACGAAGAAGCAATCATAAACAGATTCAAGGAAATCTGGAAAAACGAAGATTACGAAGTAGTTTCAGAACAGGCATTGAGCGAAAAACTGTTCTGGGATACCGACCTTACACAAGTTGAAGGTCTGAAAACTGCAGTAGCAAAAGCATTGTACGAAATCGACCACAATGACATGGAAACTGCGTACAAAAACTTTATTCAATTTTATTCTTAA
- a CDS encoding MFS transporter has translation MSSVKSLKPTQYRWTICLLLFLATTINYLDRQVLSLTWKDFIAPEFHWNNNDYGNITALFSIFYAVGMLFAGKFVDWMDTKKGFLWAIGVWSIGAVLHAFCGIATSGILTGSWFVGFHESKEIIGNVGSVSAVISTSVTLFIFARFVLAIGEAGNFPAAIKTTAEYFPKKDRAFSTSIWNAGATVGALAAPVTIPFIAKSMGWEWAFIIIGALGFVWMGLWVFVYKKPHLHKRVNEHELTYINQDQDDLPNEDTSVPEKVFTFRECFSYRQTWAFAFGKFMTDGVWWFFLFWTPAYLSSVYGMDSTQSALPLFVLYMITLLSIIGGWLPKYFVEKKGMNAYNGRMKAMLIFAFFPLLALLAQPLGSATYWIPVLIIGVAGAAHQAWSANIFSTVGDMFPKKAIATITGIGGMAGGIGSFIINKSSGLLFDHAHKAWSTVDGVPLLEKYPQYINERLPDGFFEQLEKSGAVVSDGIDKGYMIIFSVCAVAYLIAWTVMKMLVPKYKVISK, from the coding sequence ATGAGTTCAGTTAAATCTCTTAAACCAACACAATACAGGTGGACAATATGTTTGCTATTATTTCTTGCAACCACGATCAATTATTTGGATCGTCAGGTTTTATCATTGACGTGGAAAGATTTTATCGCACCGGAATTTCATTGGAATAACAACGATTACGGAAACATTACGGCATTATTTTCTATATTTTATGCTGTAGGAATGCTTTTCGCAGGAAAGTTTGTAGACTGGATGGATACCAAAAAAGGTTTCCTTTGGGCAATCGGAGTTTGGTCTATTGGTGCAGTTTTACATGCATTCTGTGGGATTGCAACTTCAGGAATTCTTACTGGAAGCTGGTTTGTAGGTTTTCACGAATCTAAAGAAATCATCGGAAATGTAGGAAGCGTTTCTGCAGTAATCAGTACCAGTGTTACTTTATTCATTTTTGCACGTTTCGTTTTGGCAATTGGTGAAGCTGGGAATTTTCCAGCAGCGATTAAGACGACAGCAGAATATTTTCCTAAAAAAGACAGAGCATTTTCTACAAGCATCTGGAATGCAGGAGCAACAGTGGGAGCTTTGGCAGCACCGGTTACGATTCCATTTATTGCAAAATCAATGGGTTGGGAATGGGCATTTATCATCATCGGAGCTTTAGGTTTTGTTTGGATGGGACTTTGGGTATTTGTTTACAAAAAACCTCATTTACACAAGAGAGTTAACGAACATGAGCTTACTTATATCAATCAGGATCAGGATGATCTTCCTAATGAAGACACTTCAGTTCCAGAAAAAGTATTCACATTCAGAGAATGTTTCAGTTACAGACAAACTTGGGCTTTTGCATTCGGAAAATTCATGACAGACGGTGTTTGGTGGTTCTTTTTGTTTTGGACTCCGGCGTATTTAAGTTCTGTGTATGGAATGGATTCTACACAAAGTGCATTGCCGTTATTTGTATTGTACATGATTACTTTACTGTCAATTATCGGAGGCTGGCTTCCAAAATATTTTGTTGAAAAGAAAGGAATGAATGCTTATAATGGAAGAATGAAAGCGATGTTAATTTTTGCATTTTTCCCTTTGTTAGCGCTTTTAGCACAACCTTTAGGTTCAGCAACATACTGGATTCCGGTATTAATTATTGGTGTCGCAGGAGCAGCACACCAAGCTTGGTCAGCGAATATTTTCTCTACAGTTGGCGATATGTTTCCGAAAAAAGCCATCGCAACCATCACAGGAATTGGCGGAATGGCAGGAGGAATCGGTTCTTTCATCATTAATAAATCTTCAGGATTATTGTTCGATCATGCACATAAAGCTTGGTCAACCGTTGATGGAGTACCTTTATTAGAAAAATATCCTCAATATATCAACGAAAGATTACCTGATGGATTCTTCGAACAATTAGAAAAATCAGGCGCAGTTGTTTCAGACGGAATTGATAAAGGATATATGATTATTTTCTCAGTTTGTGCCGTCGCTTATTTAATCGCATGGACGGTAATGAAAATGTTGGTTCCTAAGTATAAAGTGATTAGTAAATAA
- the uxaC gene encoding glucuronate isomerase, protein MKSFITDNFLLQNKYAEELYFNFAEKQPIIDYHNHLIPKDIAEDTVFENISKVWIAGDHYKWRAMRTMGVNEKFITGDASDKEKFEAWAKTVPYTLRNPLYHWTHLELKRYFGIDELLNENNASEIYENITSQLQTPEKSTRGLLKMMNVESLCTTEDPTDILNYHQDLAKSDFSIKVSTAFRPDKAILIENHNFADYISKLGESAGIEINSYQTLCDALTKRIEYFHENGCRLCDHGLNNISFEEASDAEISAIFNDKISGKVIAEKQVNQFKTAILLFLGETYHKFGWVQQFHLGALRNNNERMHRILGPDTGWDSIGDFVQAETLSKLLNTLDGKDKLTKTILYNLNPADNEIFATMIGNFNDGSIKGKVQFGSGWWFLDQKDGMIKQMNALSNMGLISCFVGMLTDSRSFLSFPRHEYFRRVLCNLFGEEMKNGELPDDMELIGKTISDICYHNAKNYFDF, encoded by the coding sequence ATGAAATCTTTTATTACAGATAACTTTTTATTACAAAATAAATACGCTGAAGAGCTATACTTCAATTTTGCTGAAAAACAGCCCATCATTGATTATCACAACCATTTAATTCCTAAAGATATTGCAGAAGACACAGTTTTCGAAAATATTTCAAAGGTTTGGATTGCAGGTGACCATTATAAATGGAGAGCGATGCGTACCATGGGGGTAAACGAAAAGTTTATCACAGGTGATGCTTCAGACAAAGAAAAATTTGAAGCTTGGGCAAAAACTGTTCCTTATACTTTAAGAAACCCTTTGTATCACTGGACGCATTTAGAATTAAAAAGATATTTCGGAATTGATGAATTGTTGAATGAAAACAATGCTTCAGAAATTTATGAAAATATCACTTCTCAGCTTCAGACTCCTGAAAAATCGACAAGAGGTTTGCTAAAGATGATGAATGTAGAATCTTTGTGTACAACGGAAGATCCTACAGATATTTTAAATTATCATCAGGATTTGGCGAAAAGCGATTTCTCTATTAAAGTAAGTACAGCTTTCCGTCCTGATAAAGCTATTTTAATTGAAAACCACAACTTCGCAGATTATATTTCTAAATTAGGCGAGTCGGCAGGAATTGAAATCAATTCTTACCAGACTTTGTGCGATGCTTTAACAAAAAGAATCGAATATTTCCATGAAAACGGATGCAGATTGTGCGACCACGGATTGAACAATATTTCTTTCGAAGAAGCTTCAGATGCAGAAATAAGTGCTATTTTTAATGATAAAATTTCAGGAAAAGTAATTGCTGAAAAGCAGGTAAATCAGTTCAAAACCGCCATTTTGTTGTTTTTGGGCGAAACGTATCACAAATTTGGATGGGTTCAGCAGTTCCACTTGGGAGCTTTGAGAAACAATAATGAAAGAATGCACAGAATTTTGGGCCCTGATACAGGATGGGATTCTATTGGCGATTTCGTTCAGGCTGAAACTTTATCTAAATTATTAAACACTTTAGACGGAAAAGATAAACTCACCAAAACTATTCTATATAACTTAAATCCTGCCGACAACGAGATTTTCGCAACAATGATCGGAAATTTTAATGACGGCAGTATTAAAGGAAAAGTACAGTTCGGTTCAGGATGGTGGTTTTTGGATCAGAAAGACGGGATGATTAAGCAGATGAATGCCCTTTCAAACATGGGATTAATCAGCTGTTTCGTTGGAATGTTAACGGATTCAAGAAGTTTTCTTTCTTTCCCAAGACACGAATATTTCAGAAGAGTTCTTTGTAACTTATTCGGTGAAGAAATGAAAAACGGCGAATTGCCGGATGATATGGAACTGATTGGAAAAACTATTTCCGATATCTGTTATCATAATGCTAAAAATTATTTCGATTTTTAA
- the tssD gene encoding type VI secretion system tube protein TssD, translating into MAANSRGILKFNGSEGQKLLKLNYSVSRSTDVSGRVASDPSNALIKLTIEATEKSDILESLLNGKYKPTSGEITFNKSHEEGTLITLNWENGYVIQHEVDFDAVDENSMLISFIVSAEKINYGNSAYEGIWPTS; encoded by the coding sequence ATGGCAGCAAATTCAAGAGGAATCTTAAAATTCAATGGCAGCGAAGGTCAAAAATTATTAAAGCTGAACTACAGCGTTTCAAGATCTACTGATGTTTCAGGTAGAGTAGCATCAGATCCTTCAAATGCATTAATCAAATTAACGATCGAGGCAACAGAAAAATCTGACATCCTTGAGTCATTGTTAAACGGAAAATACAAGCCAACTTCAGGCGAAATTACTTTCAACAAATCTCACGAAGAAGGAACTTTAATTACCTTAAACTGGGAAAACGGTTATGTAATTCAACACGAAGTAGACTTCGACGCAGTAGACGAAAACTCAATGTTGATCAGCTTTATTGTAAGTGCTGAGAAAATAAACTATGGTAATTCTGCTTACGAAGGAATTTGGCCAACAAGCTAA
- a CDS encoding bifunctional 4-hydroxy-2-oxoglutarate aldolase/2-dehydro-3-deoxy-phosphogluconate aldolase has translation MTKIQLVTNTIINQGALPLYYNADETVTLEILRSLYKAGIRAVEYTSRGEAALSNFTKMVEVRNAEMPEMLLGIGTIKNVKQAEEYYKAGADFFISPGFVAEVAAFLIPKDLLYSPGCMTPTEIIAAETAGVNFIKLFPGNALGAGFMSAIKDVFPNLKFMPTGGVDTTKESIESWFKAGVSAVGMGSKLVSKELMLAKDYATIESETKKVLDIIQTLK, from the coding sequence ATGACAAAAATTCAATTAGTTACAAACACCATCATTAATCAGGGAGCTTTGCCTTTGTATTATAATGCTGATGAAACGGTAACTTTAGAAATATTGAGATCACTTTACAAAGCAGGAATTCGTGCGGTAGAATATACGAGTCGTGGAGAAGCAGCGTTGAGTAATTTCACAAAAATGGTAGAAGTTCGTAATGCAGAAATGCCTGAAATGCTTCTGGGAATCGGTACGATTAAGAATGTAAAGCAAGCTGAAGAATATTATAAAGCTGGTGCAGATTTCTTCATCAGTCCCGGTTTTGTGGCAGAAGTTGCAGCATTTTTAATTCCAAAAGATTTGTTATATAGTCCGGGTTGTATGACTCCGACAGAAATTATCGCAGCCGAAACTGCAGGCGTAAATTTTATTAAATTATTTCCCGGAAACGCTTTGGGTGCAGGATTTATGAGTGCAATTAAAGACGTTTTCCCAAATCTGAAATTTATGCCGACTGGAGGGGTTGATACCACGAAAGAAAGTATCGAAAGCTGGTTTAAAGCTGGAGTTTCTGCTGTAGGAATGGGAAGCAAACTCGTAAGCAAAGAATTGATGCTTGCGAAAGACTATGCAACGATAGAAAGTGAAACTAAGAAAGTATTGGATATCATCCAAACTTTAAAATAA
- a CDS encoding LacI family DNA-binding transcriptional regulator, with protein sequence MTKKNATIYDISKKLNVSVATVSRALNDNPRISQATKDLVVKTAKEMNYKQNNLAKALKSGETKNVGIIVPYINTNFFSSVIRGIEEELSLHGYHVIICQSHEDVLTEKKHLNTLLNAQVDGIFMSVSRTTVDTEHIQQILNTSNTPIIFFDRKKDIPGISTVTIDDYKGGYMATEHLISEGYKNICHFAGDLNLEIYQNRLNGYKQALIDHKFQVKEENIISTGSSIEAGIDAIKTLWSRPSIPDAIFSSSDFAALGACQELKKRKIKIPQEVAVIGFSNEPFTQFMELPMSSMDQTPLIMGNMAGQVFLDHIKDNSSGVSIEKKVVLAPKICVRKSSKRK encoded by the coding sequence ATGACAAAGAAAAATGCCACTATTTATGATATTTCAAAGAAGCTAAACGTAAGTGTGGCAACGGTTTCCAGAGCATTGAATGATAATCCGAGAATCAGCCAGGCAACTAAAGATTTGGTGGTTAAAACTGCAAAGGAAATGAACTATAAGCAGAATAACCTTGCCAAAGCTCTAAAAAGTGGGGAAACCAAAAACGTGGGAATCATCGTTCCGTACATTAATACCAACTTTTTCTCATCGGTTATCCGTGGAATTGAAGAAGAACTTTCTCTTCACGGTTATCACGTGATTATCTGCCAAAGTCATGAAGATGTTTTAACAGAGAAAAAACATTTAAATACTTTATTAAATGCTCAGGTTGACGGAATTTTCATGTCTGTTTCCCGTACCACAGTAGACACGGAACATATTCAACAGATTTTAAATACATCTAATACGCCTATCATATTTTTCGATAGAAAGAAAGATATTCCGGGAATTAGCACCGTTACCATTGATGACTATAAAGGTGGTTACATGGCAACCGAGCATCTTATTTCTGAAGGGTATAAAAACATCTGTCACTTTGCCGGAGATTTGAATCTTGAGATTTATCAAAACCGTCTGAATGGTTATAAACAGGCTTTAATTGATCACAAATTTCAGGTAAAAGAAGAAAATATCATTTCTACCGGAAGTTCGATTGAGGCAGGAATTGATGCCATCAAAACTTTATGGAGCAGACCATCCATTCCGGATGCTATATTTTCTTCCAGTGATTTTGCGGCGTTGGGAGCTTGTCAGGAATTGAAAAAACGTAAGATCAAAATTCCTCAGGAAGTTGCTGTTATCGGCTTCTCCAATGAACCTTTTACTCAGTTTATGGAACTTCCAATGAGCTCGATGGATCAGACCCCTTTGATTATGGGAAATATGGCTGGACAGGTTTTCCTTGATCATATTAAAGATAATTCTTCCGGAGTTTCTATTGAGAAGAAGGTTGTTCTTGCACCAAAAATTTGTGTAAGAAAGTCTTCAAAAAGGAAGTAA
- a CDS encoding UxaA family hydrolase encodes MQKKVLKVNPKDNVIVVLMDLPAGESVHLDGTDYTILKDIKAKHKFAAVDFEDGDHILMYGVIVGKANQSIRQGEVITTENVKHQSAKVIGKTETLGWNPPNVDKWKDRTFNGYHREDGQVGTENVWLFFPLVFCENKNIETLKDIFEKELLHDKASKHQLLLRSLLNGGATDIVEEEKEEDTRIFKNIDVRFITHQGGCGGIRQDAEALGRLFAGYVNNPNVAGATVLSLGCQNLQVQIFMDALHALAPNNKKPIVVYEQQKSGTIDEMLTGVIKDSYEGIKKANEIDRKPASITKLNIGLECGGSDGFSGISANPVLGEVSDIMAAVGGTTMLAEFPELCGVEQELVNRCINDEDGVKFLKLMKDFEASVVAAGSGFDMNPSPGNIKDGLITDAMKSAGAAKKGGAAPIVEVLDFTEYATKSGLNLLCTPGNDAECTTALVGSGATVVLFTTGLGTPMGNPITPVVKISSNTVLAEKMSDIIDFNAGTVISGEKTIPEAADELLELIINVASGEVKTKADVLNQNDFIPWRRGVSL; translated from the coding sequence ATGCAAAAGAAAGTACTGAAAGTAAATCCCAAAGACAACGTTATTGTAGTGTTGATGGATTTGCCTGCCGGAGAATCGGTGCATCTAGACGGTACAGATTATACGATTCTTAAAGATATTAAAGCAAAACATAAATTCGCTGCCGTAGATTTTGAGGATGGCGACCATATTTTGATGTATGGCGTAATCGTTGGAAAAGCCAACCAATCAATCAGACAGGGCGAAGTCATTACCACCGAAAACGTAAAGCACCAAAGTGCAAAAGTGATTGGTAAAACAGAAACTCTGGGCTGGAATCCACCCAATGTAGACAAATGGAAAGACCGTACTTTCAACGGATATCACCGTGAAGACGGACAAGTAGGAACAGAAAACGTTTGGTTATTTTTCCCATTGGTATTCTGCGAAAACAAAAATATTGAAACACTAAAAGATATTTTTGAAAAAGAATTACTGCACGATAAAGCCAGCAAACATCAATTGTTATTAAGATCATTATTAAATGGCGGAGCGACTGATATTGTTGAGGAAGAAAAAGAAGAGGATACAAGAATATTTAAAAATATCGACGTAAGATTCATCACACATCAAGGTGGTTGTGGCGGAATTCGTCAGGATGCTGAAGCATTGGGAAGATTGTTCGCAGGATATGTCAACAACCCGAATGTTGCAGGAGCTACGGTTCTCAGTTTAGGTTGTCAAAATCTTCAGGTGCAGATTTTTATGGATGCACTGCACGCTTTGGCTCCGAATAATAAAAAACCGATCGTTGTTTACGAGCAACAAAAATCAGGAACTATCGATGAAATGCTGACTGGCGTTATCAAAGATTCATACGAAGGCATTAAAAAAGCCAACGAAATAGATAGAAAACCAGCCTCGATCACCAAACTGAACATTGGTTTGGAATGTGGAGGCTCAGACGGTTTCTCAGGAATTTCTGCGAACCCTGTTTTGGGTGAAGTTTCAGATATTATGGCGGCAGTAGGTGGAACAACGATGTTGGCCGAATTCCCTGAATTGTGTGGAGTAGAGCAGGAGCTGGTTAACCGTTGCATCAACGATGAGGACGGTGTAAAGTTCCTGAAACTGATGAAAGATTTTGAAGCCTCTGTGGTTGCGGCAGGATCAGGTTTTGATATGAATCCGTCTCCCGGAAATATCAAAGACGGTTTAATTACCGATGCGATGAAATCTGCAGGAGCTGCCAAAAAAGGCGGAGCAGCACCCATCGTGGAAGTTCTCGATTTTACGGAATATGCTACAAAATCAGGTTTGAATCTTCTGTGTACTCCCGGAAATGATGCCGAATGTACAACGGCTTTAGTAGGTTCAGGTGCAACAGTCGTTCTTTTCACCACAGGTCTTGGAACACCGATGGGGAATCCTATTACGCCGGTTGTGAAGATTTCTTCCAACACAGTTTTGGCAGAAAAAATGTCAGACATTATTGATTTCAATGCAGGTACCGTGATCAGCGGAGAAAAAACAATTCCCGAAGCCGCAGACGAACTTCTGGAGCTCATCATCAACGTAGCCAGCGGCGAAGTAAAAACCAAAGCAGACGTTCTTAATCAGAATGATTTCATTCCATGGAGACGAGGTGTCTCTCTGTAA